In a genomic window of Maricaulis maris MCS10:
- a CDS encoding DNA-3-methyladenine glycosylase family protein — protein MPHRDVHRQLLDCAAPLFPELEAALRRLGPLQLPRRNDLPFPDYLCRAISGQQISVKAAQSIWGRVEASAGRQPLLDHFCPENTETLRACGLSGAKTRTIITIAETHRSVGLDTEALKNMSIAGRTERLTEIWGVGQWTADMMNIFYFGEPDVWPDGDVAARKTLERLTSKRRKTVRTAAMFKPYRSWLAYYMWAHVDAPPD, from the coding sequence ATGCCGCATCGTGATGTCCATCGCCAGTTGCTCGATTGTGCCGCGCCGCTTTTCCCCGAACTGGAGGCGGCCCTGCGCCGATTGGGGCCGCTGCAGCTGCCGCGGCGCAATGATCTGCCATTTCCCGACTATCTGTGCCGGGCAATCTCCGGCCAGCAAATATCGGTCAAGGCGGCGCAGAGCATTTGGGGGCGTGTCGAGGCCAGCGCCGGGAGGCAGCCGCTGCTGGATCATTTCTGTCCCGAGAACACCGAGACCTTGCGCGCCTGCGGCCTTTCGGGCGCCAAGACCCGAACCATCATCACGATTGCCGAGACGCACCGGTCGGTCGGTCTTGATACCGAGGCGTTGAAAAACATGAGCATTGCCGGACGGACCGAACGCCTGACCGAAATCTGGGGCGTCGGCCAATGGACTGCCGACATGATGAACATCTTCTATTTCGGCGAGCCGGATGTCTGGCCTGATGGCGATGTCGCGGCCCGAAAGACGCTGGAACGCCTCACCTCGAAGCGGCGCAAGACCGTGCGGACGGCCGCAATGTTCAAGCCATACCGGTCCTGGCTGGCCTACTATATGTGGGCCCATGTCGATGCGCCCCCCGACTGA
- a CDS encoding HAD hydrolase-like protein encodes MQNRFDLVIFDFDGTLADSLTWFRGELPDLVDKHGLTPICADRAETLRGLTPKAIMDELSIPAWKLPFIAADVRARAAENVDKIHLFDGIRDLIQDLRARQVDLAVVSSNGETAVRAVLGEQLAGHFNQFACGAALFGKASIFRKVIARAGTTPARTLCIGDEVRDIDAAREAGCASGAVDWGFATAEILSAQAPTHLFSRPSEIIDQLGRVESRRSNG; translated from the coding sequence GTGCAGAACCGTTTTGATCTGGTCATCTTCGATTTCGATGGCACCTTGGCCGACAGCCTGACCTGGTTCCGGGGTGAACTGCCCGACCTGGTGGACAAGCACGGTCTTACCCCGATCTGCGCCGACAGGGCTGAAACACTGCGGGGGCTGACGCCCAAGGCCATCATGGACGAGCTGTCCATCCCGGCCTGGAAACTCCCCTTCATTGCCGCGGACGTTCGCGCCCGGGCCGCCGAGAATGTCGACAAGATCCACCTGTTCGATGGCATCCGTGACTTGATCCAGGACCTTCGCGCCCGTCAGGTAGACCTCGCCGTGGTTTCCTCGAATGGCGAAACCGCCGTGCGCGCTGTCCTCGGCGAGCAACTGGCCGGCCATTTCAACCAGTTCGCCTGCGGGGCAGCCCTGTTTGGCAAGGCCTCAATCTTCCGCAAGGTGATCGCACGGGCCGGCACCACGCCCGCGCGAACCTTGTGCATCGGCGACGAGGTCCGCGATATCGACGCGGCGCGAGAGGCCGGCTGTGCTTCCGGTGCTGTTGATTGGGGCTTTGCGACGGCGGAAATACTCAGCGCGCAAGCACCGACCCATCTGTTCAGCCGCCCGTCTGAAATCATTGATCAACTCGGCCGAGTCGAATCGCGCCGGTCGAACGGCTGA
- a CDS encoding DUF2946 domain-containing protein translates to MAKPDDQCYRRPMMSDLGHMRGILARWLFALAVIAAVQQSAIPRGYMLDRSDSGQLAVVLCTGQGSITRWLDLESGELSEEPGDGQTGNTAQHCAFAAATSLLALPQVADLAPPPNDFPLATPARTVRVAVARQQARPPARGPPATL, encoded by the coding sequence ATGGCAAAGCCGGATGACCAGTGCTACCGGCGGCCCATGATGTCGGATCTGGGACATATGCGCGGTATCCTTGCCCGGTGGCTGTTTGCCCTCGCGGTCATCGCCGCTGTGCAACAATCCGCCATCCCGCGCGGCTATATGCTCGATCGCAGTGATAGCGGCCAGCTGGCCGTTGTCCTGTGTACCGGCCAGGGCTCGATCACACGCTGGCTAGACCTGGAAAGCGGCGAGCTCAGCGAAGAGCCCGGTGACGGGCAGACCGGCAATACGGCCCAGCATTGCGCCTTTGCGGCCGCGACCTCGCTACTGGCCCTGCCACAAGTCGCGGACCTGGCTCCGCCACCCAATGACTTCCCGCTCGCAACACCCGCCCGCACCGTACGGGTTGCTGTCGCGCGCCAGCAAGCCCGGCCGCCGGCCCGGGGCCCGCCAGCCACGCTCTGA
- a CDS encoding NAD(P)H-dependent flavin oxidoreductase, with product MAEPDVLKGKLRLPVIGAPLFIISNPDLVIAQCKAGIVGSFPSLNARPVSQLDEWLDQISSELESYNRANPDAPAAPFAVNQIVHRSNNRLEEDIALCEKYKVPVVITSLGAREEVNTAVKSWGGITLHDVINQRFAHKAIEKGATGLICVSAGAGGHAGALSPFGFIAETRSWFDGPILCSGAISTGGGVLAAQAMGADYAYIGSAFIATAEARAEEAYKRGIVEGSAEDIVYTNLFTGVHGNYLKKSIIDAGLDPDALPESDPSAMNFGSGGGSKAKAWKDIWGSGQGIGSVKAVRPAADYIDQLKAEYDAARARLLA from the coding sequence ATGGCCGAACCCGATGTCCTCAAGGGCAAGCTGCGCCTGCCTGTCATAGGCGCGCCGCTTTTCATCATTTCCAATCCAGACCTCGTCATTGCCCAGTGCAAGGCGGGTATTGTCGGCTCGTTTCCGTCACTCAATGCCCGGCCGGTCAGTCAGCTGGATGAGTGGCTGGACCAGATTTCGTCCGAGCTGGAAAGCTACAACCGCGCCAATCCGGATGCACCGGCGGCGCCGTTCGCGGTGAACCAGATTGTCCACCGCTCCAACAACCGGCTCGAAGAAGACATCGCGCTTTGTGAAAAATACAAGGTCCCGGTTGTCATCACCTCGCTCGGTGCGCGCGAGGAAGTGAATACGGCCGTGAAAAGCTGGGGCGGCATTACCCTGCATGACGTGATCAACCAGCGCTTTGCCCACAAGGCGATCGAGAAGGGCGCGACGGGCCTGATCTGCGTGTCGGCCGGCGCCGGCGGACATGCGGGCGCCCTGTCGCCCTTCGGCTTTATCGCCGAGACCCGGTCCTGGTTTGATGGTCCGATCCTTTGCTCGGGAGCCATCTCGACCGGTGGCGGTGTTCTGGCGGCCCAGGCCATGGGCGCCGACTATGCCTATATCGGCTCAGCCTTTATCGCGACAGCCGAAGCCCGTGCCGAAGAGGCCTACAAGCGGGGCATTGTCGAGGGCTCCGCTGAGGATATCGTCTACACCAACCTCTTCACCGGTGTTCACGGCAATTATCTCAAGAAATCCATCATCGATGCCGGGCTCGATCCGGACGCCCTTCCGGAAAGTGACCCCTCGGCGATGAATTTCGGCTCTGGCGGCGGCTCCAAGGCGAAGGCCTGGAAAGACATTTGGGGGTCTGGACAGGGTATCGGCTCGGTCAAGGCCGTCCGTCCGGCCGCTGACTATATTGACCAGCTGAAGGCGGAGTATGACGCCGCCCGAGCCCGTCTGCTCGCATAG
- a CDS encoding TonB-dependent receptor, with translation MSRFSLQHSCAFFALSAGLALMAPAAFAQSADNPLTDIITVSTPRLQSPTRDQLDPQEQPVIAAPDTTHLLARLPGAAAVANGALSGQLQYRGLFGPRLNIRVNDQMIASGGPNLMDPPLHYAPSVLVERIEFARGVSPVSDGPGLGGGFDASLITSTFTDQAGFSLSHTLTLAARSADASSAIGGLVGLSNDNLRVHVLGSHETGGDRETPYGTIHGSAYERSVYGFGAAWRSGSHTLSVDLRRNETGRTGNPPFSMDIRFIDTDTARIAYRGAFDSIRLDLAAGWSDVGHGMNNFSLRPAPGSPMMWRETFAYAESRTLSAALALAAMGGELRAGIDHADIAHDVTITNPMNADFYLHNLPDIDLSRTGAFVEWGGPMIAGWQGELGLRVDRHEASAGLAATGSAVPAMPGMLAMVANMADRDWQGSTLDAALRLWRPLSETVTVRLNLARKTRAPGYLERFAWLPTAASGGLADGNTYVGDLELEPETAWIAEAGLDWSNAQAYARPTLFIRRIDDYIQGVPFDATPGLINSPVEMVSAMNGDPTPLRFANVDAELFGLDANFGYRIDAHWRLDGAVSWVRGKRRDIKDDLYRIAPAHLRIGASYDAETWTVTLESLATARQDDVSLANGETATPGQVVANLYGRWDVRPGVSLALGVENLLDQPWRDHLAGVNRNAGSDIGLGERLPGYGRSFGLRLAIRG, from the coding sequence ATGTCCCGTTTCTCCCTGCAGCACAGCTGCGCCTTTTTCGCCCTGTCCGCTGGCCTGGCCCTCATGGCCCCTGCGGCATTTGCCCAATCCGCAGACAACCCGCTGACCGACATCATCACGGTCAGCACGCCGCGCCTGCAAAGCCCGACGCGCGATCAGCTCGACCCGCAGGAACAGCCTGTCATCGCCGCGCCGGACACAACCCATCTCCTTGCCCGGCTGCCGGGCGCTGCGGCGGTTGCCAACGGCGCCCTGTCCGGCCAACTCCAGTACCGCGGACTGTTCGGGCCGCGGCTGAATATCCGGGTCAATGATCAGATGATCGCCTCCGGCGGCCCCAACCTGATGGATCCGCCACTGCATTATGCGCCGTCTGTCCTGGTCGAGCGGATCGAGTTTGCGCGCGGTGTCAGCCCGGTCAGCGACGGGCCGGGCCTGGGCGGCGGCTTCGACGCCTCGCTGATCACCAGCACTTTCACCGACCAGGCCGGGTTCAGCCTCAGCCACACCCTCACCCTGGCTGCCCGCTCAGCCGATGCCAGCAGCGCCATTGGCGGCCTTGTCGGGCTGTCCAATGACAATTTGCGTGTTCATGTCCTCGGCTCTCATGAGACCGGCGGCGATCGCGAAACACCCTATGGCACGATCCACGGCAGCGCGTATGAGCGCAGCGTTTACGGTTTCGGCGCCGCCTGGCGCTCGGGTTCGCACACCCTGTCCGTCGACCTGCGCCGCAACGAGACCGGCCGGACTGGCAATCCGCCCTTCTCAATGGATATCCGCTTCATCGACACCGACACCGCACGGATTGCCTATCGCGGCGCCTTCGACTCGATCCGCCTGGACCTGGCGGCCGGCTGGAGTGATGTCGGTCATGGCATGAATAACTTCTCGCTGCGCCCGGCGCCGGGATCACCAATGATGTGGCGCGAGACCTTCGCCTATGCCGAGAGCCGCACCCTCTCGGCCGCTCTCGCCCTTGCCGCCATGGGCGGCGAATTGCGGGCCGGGATAGACCATGCCGACATCGCCCACGACGTCACCATCACCAATCCGATGAATGCGGATTTCTACCTGCACAACCTGCCTGATATCGACCTCTCCCGGACCGGCGCCTTCGTCGAATGGGGCGGCCCGATGATAGCCGGATGGCAGGGCGAGCTTGGCCTGCGGGTCGATCGTCACGAGGCGAGCGCCGGCCTCGCCGCAACGGGGAGCGCAGTGCCCGCCATGCCGGGCATGCTCGCCATGGTTGCCAATATGGCCGATCGCGACTGGCAGGGCAGCACGCTTGATGCGGCCCTGCGCCTGTGGCGGCCGCTGTCGGAGACAGTTACGGTCCGCCTCAACCTCGCCCGCAAGACCCGCGCGCCCGGCTATCTGGAGCGCTTCGCCTGGCTGCCAACTGCAGCCAGCGGTGGCCTGGCGGACGGCAATACCTATGTCGGTGACCTGGAGCTGGAGCCGGAGACCGCCTGGATCGCCGAGGCCGGGTTGGACTGGTCCAATGCTCAGGCCTATGCCCGCCCGACCCTCTTCATCCGCCGTATCGACGACTATATCCAGGGCGTGCCCTTCGACGCGACGCCGGGCCTGATCAACTCGCCGGTCGAAATGGTGTCGGCCATGAATGGCGACCCCACCCCGTTGCGCTTTGCCAATGTCGATGCCGAACTGTTCGGGCTGGACGCTAATTTCGGCTACCGGATCGATGCTCACTGGCGTCTCGACGGGGCCGTCAGCTGGGTGCGGGGCAAGCGCCGCGACATCAAGGACGACCTCTACCGCATCGCGCCGGCACACCTGCGGATTGGTGCCAGCTATGACGCCGAGACCTGGACGGTGACGCTGGAGAGCCTGGCGACCGCCCGGCAGGACGACGTGTCGCTGGCCAATGGCGAAACGGCCACGCCGGGCCAGGTCGTGGCGAACCTGTATGGTCGTTGGGACGTCCGGCCGGGCGTTTCGCTTGCCTTGGGCGTGGAAAACCTGCTGGATCAGCCTTGGCGTGACCATCTTGCCGGGGTCAACCGCAATGCCGGGTCCGATATCGGCCTCGGTGAGCGACTGCCCGGCTATGGCCGTTCTTTCGGCCTGCGCCTCGCCATTCGAGGCTAG